The Flavobacteriales bacterium genome includes a window with the following:
- a CDS encoding sigma-54-dependent Fis family transcriptional regulator, which translates to MSNNSNSLLIFLVEDDDWYVQLLEYHLALNPDYIIEKFPTGQECIKNLYRNPDVICLDYSLPDMDGKTLTKEVFKTNPKIPVIMISGQDDIQTAIDILQEENVNDYLVKDDDTKDRLWKAVLKIKEKSELIDEVEHLKDELGRKYDFESAIKGNSSEIHDVFRVMQKACDNNITVSITGETGTGKELVARCIHYNSNRSKKSFVAVNMTAIPKDLLESELFGHEKGSFTGAHERRIGKFEESDKGTIFLDEIADMDIAMQGKLLRVLQEREITRIGNNKPINVDLRIIVATHKNLAEEVKKGNFRQDLYFRILGLPVELPPLRDRKEDILIMAKFFLDSFNKDNKKMKKKISHDAKARLNKYHYPGNVRELKSIMELSAVMSDGEEIEPRDITFSSASSFTDFIIEGNSLKGYISKIIGHYLEKNNGDVSLVAKKLDIGKSTLYKMIKRGEIAFDKW; encoded by the coding sequence ATGTCAAACAACAGTAACTCACTACTTATATTTTTAGTCGAAGATGACGATTGGTATGTCCAATTATTAGAATATCATCTTGCTCTTAATCCAGATTACATAATTGAAAAGTTCCCTACGGGGCAAGAGTGTATTAAAAACCTATACCGAAACCCAGATGTAATATGCTTGGATTACTCCTTACCAGATATGGATGGAAAAACATTAACAAAAGAAGTTTTCAAAACAAATCCGAAAATTCCTGTTATAATGATTTCAGGACAAGATGACATCCAAACAGCGATCGACATTTTACAAGAAGAAAATGTGAACGATTATTTAGTGAAAGATGATGATACAAAAGATAGACTATGGAAAGCAGTACTAAAGATTAAAGAAAAATCAGAACTAATCGATGAGGTTGAACATCTCAAAGATGAACTTGGCAGGAAATATGATTTCGAAAGTGCTATTAAGGGTAATAGTTCTGAAATTCATGATGTATTCAGAGTAATGCAAAAGGCATGTGATAATAATATTACTGTTTCCATAACGGGAGAAACAGGTACAGGAAAAGAACTCGTAGCTAGATGCATTCACTATAATTCTAACCGAAGTAAAAAATCTTTTGTCGCAGTTAATATGACTGCAATTCCAAAGGATCTTTTAGAGAGTGAACTATTTGGCCATGAGAAAGGATCATTCACAGGAGCACACGAAAGAAGAATCGGCAAATTCGAAGAATCAGACAAAGGAACGATATTCTTGGACGAGATTGCTGATATGGATATTGCCATGCAAGGTAAACTTCTACGAGTTCTTCAAGAACGCGAAATAACTAGAATCGGAAATAACAAACCTATAAACGTTGATCTTAGAATAATAGTAGCCACGCATAAAAACTTAGCAGAAGAAGTTAAAAAAGGCAACTTTAGACAAGACCTTTATTTTAGGATACTTGGATTACCAGTTGAACTTCCGCCTTTAAGAGATAGAAAAGAAGATATTTTAATAATGGCAAAATTCTTTTTAGACTCATTCAATAAAGACAATAAGAAGATGAAGAAGAAAATATCGCACGACGCAAAAGCCAGACTTAACAAATACCACTACCCAGGAAATGTAAGAGAACTTAAATCAATTATGGAACTATCAGCAGTAATGTCTGACGGAGAGGAAATTGAACCAAGAGATATTACGTTCTCATCCGCATCCTCTTTTACAGATTTTATTATTGAAGGAAACTCACTAAAAGGTTATATCTCCAAAATAATTGGTCACTATTTAGAAAAAAACAACGGTGATGTTTCCTTAGTTGCAAAGAAATTAGACATTGGAAAATCTACACTTTATAAGATGATTAAAAGAGGTGAAATTGCCTTTGACAAATGGTAA
- a CDS encoding phosphoenolpyruvate synthase (catalyzes the formation of phosphoenolpyruvate from pyruvate) has product MKNSSYTLSFNQINLTDISLVGGKNASLGELTQNLSSEAIKIPKGFAITIFAFNEFMEFNNLKNYINKGIREIDYNDLESLRITGKVIRKTICMGKFPDSMILQLEKAYNQLSSNYSIKDCDVAVRSSATTEDLPNASFAGQQDTFLNIKGFDNMLEAVKKCFASLYTDRAISHRESMNFDQLNIAISVGIQKMVRSDLGTSGVAFSLDTESGFKDVVLINASYGLGELIVKGEISPDEFIVYKPKLKEGYDAIIEKKLGSKEFKMIYDKDLISSVKNTPVWDKYKNVYCLT; this is encoded by the coding sequence ATGAAAAATAGTTCATACACCCTTTCTTTTAATCAAATTAATTTAACAGATATTTCACTTGTAGGAGGAAAAAATGCTTCCCTCGGTGAGTTAACTCAAAATCTAAGTTCTGAAGCGATAAAGATCCCAAAAGGATTTGCAATTACAATATTTGCGTTTAACGAATTTATGGAATTCAACAACCTTAAAAATTATATTAATAAGGGTATTCGAGAAATAGACTATAATGATTTAGAAAGTCTCCGAATTACAGGAAAGGTTATTAGAAAAACTATATGCATGGGTAAATTTCCCGATAGCATGATTTTACAACTAGAGAAAGCATATAATCAGCTTTCCAGTAATTATAGCATTAAAGATTGTGATGTAGCAGTACGCTCCTCCGCAACTACCGAAGATTTACCAAATGCATCTTTTGCGGGACAACAAGACACTTTTTTAAACATTAAAGGATTTGACAACATGCTTGAAGCTGTTAAAAAATGTTTTGCATCTCTATATACGGACAGAGCGATTTCACACAGAGAAAGTATGAATTTTGATCAATTAAATATCGCCATTTCAGTTGGTATTCAAAAGATGGTTCGCTCTGATTTGGGAACATCAGGAGTCGCATTCTCTCTTGATACGGAAAGCGGATTTAAAGATGTCGTTTTAATAAATGCATCCTATGGATTAGGAGAACTTATTGTAAAAGGCGAGATTTCTCCGGATGAATTTATAGTATATAAACCCAAACTCAAAGAAGGCTACGATGCAATTATAGAAAAAAAGCTCGGTAGCAAAGAGTTCAAAATGATATATGATAAAGACTTAATAAGTTCCGTTAAAAACACACCGGTTTGGGATAAATACAAAAATGTATACTGTCTTACGGA
- a CDS encoding response regulator, giving the protein MTNKKKKKIFIVDDDNIYLEFIKHELSEVSNIEIETFQSAEKCLENMYKKPQLIILDYNLDSIYKDNISGHNALSILQKRKPQPEIIYISSSSNEGLLEEYQRYRKIDFVLKTNEGSKFLIPTVLRKLNAA; this is encoded by the coding sequence ATGACAAATAAAAAAAAGAAGAAGATATTCATAGTAGATGATGACAATATTTATTTAGAATTTATTAAACATGAATTATCTGAGGTAAGCAACATCGAAATCGAAACTTTTCAATCGGCGGAAAAATGCTTGGAAAACATGTACAAAAAACCACAACTAATAATTTTAGATTACAATCTAGACTCTATTTACAAAGACAATATTTCTGGACATAATGCCTTAAGCATTCTACAGAAGAGGAAGCCCCAGCCTGAAATAATTTATATATCCAGCTCTAGCAACGAAGGATTATTAGAGGAATACCAGAGATATCGAAAAATAGATTTTGTATTAAAAACTAATGAAGGAAGTAAGTTCCTTATCCCCACAGTACTTCGTAAATTAAATGCTGCTTAA
- a CDS encoding response regulator, with protein MNRILNVYIIEDDRIYSKLLFSYLSNLSKRLTGRDVSLNIVQCENGEEFLEIDNPDPDIIFLDYHLDSTEENALNGLQILKSINRSYPETQCVILTSQEHTITTVELMKNGAIDYIEKDNNSFHRVDLVVGKICVLRETKKKKKKLVSNLIWIGALIAFTYVVYTNK; from the coding sequence ATGAATAGAATATTAAATGTATATATAATAGAAGACGACAGAATTTATAGCAAGCTATTGTTCTCGTACTTATCCAATCTATCGAAAAGGCTAACAGGCCGAGATGTAAGTTTAAATATTGTACAATGTGAAAACGGTGAGGAATTTCTAGAAATAGATAATCCGGATCCTGATATTATTTTCCTTGATTACCACCTGGACAGTACTGAAGAGAATGCTCTAAACGGGCTTCAAATACTAAAGTCTATCAACAGGTCTTATCCAGAAACACAATGTGTAATCCTTACAAGTCAAGAGCATACTATAACCACTGTTGAATTAATGAAAAATGGAGCAATAGATTACATCGAGAAAGACAATAATTCTTTTCATCGAGTTGATCTAGTGGTAGGAAAAATCTGTGTATTAAGAGAAACTAAGAAAAAGAAAAAGAAACTAGTAAGCAATCTAATATGGATAGGAGCACTTATCGCCTTCACATATGTTGTTTACACAAACAAATAA
- a CDS encoding response regulator, producing the protein MTPTIFIVEDDPFYQKLIQEELAHNKYRNVETFSNGKSCLENIDKNPDIVLLDYNLEGELNGLQVLQAIKNTHSNIEVIMLSAQEKLEVAANSIKYGAFDYVVKTDTAFKRIKLLVDRIAQWNHLIHENKRLKKLQFIALISIGFFFIIVFIISIYYPIYFD; encoded by the coding sequence ATGACACCAACTATTTTCATTGTCGAAGACGATCCGTTTTATCAAAAGTTAATTCAAGAAGAACTAGCTCATAATAAGTACCGAAATGTTGAGACATTTTCTAACGGTAAAAGCTGTTTGGAAAACATAGATAAAAATCCAGATATAGTACTTCTAGATTATAATTTAGAAGGAGAGCTAAACGGATTACAAGTTCTACAAGCTATAAAAAACACACATAGCAACATTGAAGTTATTATGCTCTCAGCTCAGGAAAAGCTAGAAGTGGCTGCAAATTCAATTAAATACGGAGCGTTTGACTATGTGGTAAAGACTGATACCGCTTTTAAAAGAATAAAACTTCTTGTAGATAGAATAGCGCAATGGAACCATTTGATTCATGAAAATAAGCGACTAAAGAAACTCCAATTCATCGCATTAATAAGTATCGGCTTCTTCTTTATTATAGTTTTTATCATAAGCATATACTACCCTATTTATTTCGACTAA